One Glycine max cultivar Williams 82 chromosome 8, Glycine_max_v4.0, whole genome shotgun sequence genomic window, aaaatattaaaaatatttatacaatttatacactctaattaaatttaataactaaatCCAAAGACTTGTActttcaaaattacaaaaagaatagaaagaaaaaaaccacACACCGCAGGCAAAGGCCAAGACAGTAGTAGCTAAAGCCAAAGCCTATGCTATTCCAAACaccacctctctctctctccgcAGCTGTGTCATGATTCATTTCTAAACCCTAATTCTCCTTGTTTCCATTTCTGCTTCATTGTTTTTTAAGCAATTCCCGAGCATTGATCAAATGGGTTTTTGTTCATTTCCAATTTTCTGAAATAGCGTGccctcaaaaaaatattatctgatcacattttctgcttctgcaaattctgcatttttttctttctttctttctttctgggGTCTCTGCTGAACAAGGGAATCTCGCAGATTCTTTGTGTTTCTCTTCGGTTTTCGGTCTCAAAATTTAAGCTTTTGGACCTTTAGTGTTGCAAATTGTTGAGGGTTTTTGTGGGGTGGTGGCTTTGATTTTCCATGGCTGCGGTTGCTGAGATTCCCGCTGATGCCAACAAAATGGACTCAAAACCTAAGGCTGAATCTGAATTCAGTGTGCAGAAGCTGGTTGACATGTTCACAAAGTTGAATCCTTTGGCGAAGGAGTTTTTCCCTTCATCATATTCTCCCAATCATGATCATGGCTTTCAGGGCTTTAATCAGCTCTCACCAACCCAATTTCTGGTCAGCACTAAGCCCTCTGCTAATGAGAATTTCCTGAACAGTCGAAGGGTAGGATTGTTCTGCTTTTGATCTCGCATTTTTCGGTTTTAGTGAGGGTTTTCGCAGGGCTGTGCCATGAATTTTGTGTATGCAAATTTGTTACTTAATCAAAATTTTCCTGTGACAGTGTTTTTGGCTGCTAAAGACAGAATTTAATCAATTTAGTGAAAGATAGTGTGAGGTAAACCcagaaaggaaaaattaaaaaaatcacaaaggaAATTCCAATTGCACCACCTAAGAGAAAGGGCACCATTGTATAATGTCAATATTGCTTTGAAACAGAAAATCAAGTATTCGAAGaagtgacaatttttttttgtggctATAATTTCTAAATTGGGATGAATTGAATTGAGTCTCGGGTATTTGATTGTAGTTATATGCATCCTATACAAATGGATGTTGTTTTTTCCTTGTTATATTTGCACGTTTTGTGTGTATTATAGTCATGGTTGTAAATTATGGTTGGCAACTACAATTGTGACTGCAATATGGCAGTTTGGAAGGTTTTACAAACTGCATTGTGACCACAATTGTGGCTGCATTTGCCTGCAACCTTCTACAATTTCTGTAATCACAACACAGCTGGACAAATGTGtgtttttctcttcaatttACATCTTAGTTTCGGATGTTTTTCAGATTTGTGTTGCTACCTACAAATTTTGTCATGTCTGTTATCTGTCCTCTTGTTGTATGATTAACTCCAAGTTGATTATATGACATGTATCATACTATGATGGGcatataacattttatttatgtgAAGATTCCAGTTTCTGTTGAAATGATTTGGATGATATCATTGATATGGCATTTTCTGTGCAAATTAATCCCGATGACAATCAAGTTTAATGAAATTTACACTTTTGTCATCTCTTGCAGAGAAGAAATAGTTTTAACCAAGGAAGGAGAAGGGTGAGTGGAAGATCTCTAAAGGCTCAGAGAGAAGATAGCATTAGAAGAACAGTATATGTTTCTGAGATTGATCAGCATGTAAGTGAACTGAGAATGGcatgaataaaattttatcttgatttgatttgtttagTATTCCATTTCCATATAAGGTATATCAATGAGTTTTACGTTGTCTGTTGAGGGTCTAACACAACCCTCCTCCTTTATCTGTGCTTGGGACTTACTGTGATTTGGTCTTTAACCAAGTTGAATGGCATCATGTGAATTGTAATCCATATAGCCGATCTCACCTTGTGTGATTTggtcttttgttgttgttgtagtttGTTTAGTGTTCTGTTCCAATCATGGATAACTGAATTATTTGAACAGTCTTTTTTCCTGGTGTAGGTTACTGAGGAGCGGCTTGCTGCCTTATTCAGCAGCTGTGGACAAGTAAGTTATGAGCCTTGATTGATAGCTTGATTACTCTTTCTTAGTTTACAAttaggtgcaaatattacataggttaataaatttaaagtagGGTATTTGTTTGCagtattttaactttttctgTGCAATTATGTTTTGTGATTGTCATTTGTtagctttattttttctctgtttCTCACCTAGCTTTATTTGTCATTTATTTTCAGACTCTGCAAATCCTAGGTTGCTGGAATTTCTTTTTCCCTTACATTGTGCCATATGCTAAGCATTGCAAACATTTCCCTATTCATCTTGATACTTTCTTTTGTGAGATTTTAGCTCTGTCTACTTTCCACACAGTTGGCTGAACTATGCCTCTTAATGCAGCATGGATCAGACCTGTTACATGAATGAACTCTTCACTCCATTTAATGCATGATTTTTGCTGTCATTTTCTTCGGTCAGCTATCCAAagcatttctttctctttctcttgtttCAATTTACAGCTACGGTTATTCTTAACTATGCTAATCTGGGTTAGTTATGAGGTTTTGGAtgctgttatttttttaatttaaacccATTCAATTTGTTTGGACCTGATATAACAAGATCATAGAACTGATATGAATTTTTGCCTTTAAAAAAAAGCCTCTGGCTTGTTTGGGAATAATTTCATTGGGTGAAATTGTAATCTAGaaataaatctcttttgcaaaaTCAGCTGTTGTAAATGGTACATATATACATTCGCTGAAAATTTATATAACTAGGTTATGATATTAGTTACAATTCTCAAATCCTTACAAAAAAGGAAGTTGGTAATCTGTTCATCTGAAAGGAATCTTAATTATTTCTTGCTTTCTTTGACCTTCTCAATCTGAACATGCTTCCTTATTTCCTTTTGAGTTTGTGttcatatatttatctttatttagttGTGTAGAATTAAGAATTTCAGCACATGGAGGgtagttttattaaaataggTAGAGGAAGACAGAAGAAAACTTTGGTCTTTGATAGAGCCCAATGGTTTTGTTAATCCATGACAGAGTAGTTAATAGTGCACTATAGCACTGCTATTGTTGCATCACCTGGCTTGGGCTTGATGAAAAGTAGCATTGCATTCCATTTTTTGCGCAGTGGCAATATTAGCCGGATTGGCGAGCAGTTAGTGGACTTATTGCGACCGTCACTACTGTTAGCAGACCATTAAATCCCTGTTTTAATATCATTTGTTCAACTACCCCTGATTGTTAAGGTGAATTTTGAATCATCACATGTTTCCCCCCAACAGAATTAATATTGGGTTCAACACTCTTCAATCTTTGAAGCTCTGTTCCTTTTCACTACCCATCTCTGGAAGTTGCTACATTTTCTGGCAAATCCCTTGCTTCGCCAGTGTTGCTTTCTGGATTCCATTTAACCTCTGTTGAGTCTTCTACTTCTTGACCCTAGCCATAATAGTTCATGCTCACATCCTTTGTTTTTGGCTGCAACTTCTTCCATGTTTCCAACCTGTGTTTCTTTTTCGCTGAGACAAATTCTCTGTCTATcatctattttgtttctttttgctgTCGACTGTCAATTCTGTCCTCTGGTGCAGCCATGGCATTGCTAGTCACAACTAGTCCAACAGAGCACCTCAGCCTCAGCTCTAGTTTCTTCCCTTCCCATTGTTATTGACTTCTTAATTATGACTCTAGTTTGATGATCATTGTTTCTACACTATGACTGTtggttattaaattattaatgatgacatgtctttaaaattttttGGACCATTCATATAAGTTGTATAAATTTCACACTTTTTCCCATTGTCTTCGGTATAGCTTCCATCCTACAATCCGCTATCCCAACAGTGTTATTGGGTTGGCCATTCCATGCTGCAATCCGGGATTGACTATGTATTACCACACCCCATGGGATAAGGCTTGGTTACTGTTGTAATTAGGTAGATTTCACTTTAGTCACCAGTGAAATGGCTTCCATCTTTCGTGTATATTGACTAGCACACAGCctgctaatttttaattttaaatggtCCTTTTTATTTGACATATCAAGATCTTCCTGACCTTTCTATCTGATGCATGTTGTGGTACAGTAATATCTCTCCTCTAGCTGAATATCTAGGATTTAAATTTGTAAGATAAGTCTTTCATTATGACTATTACCCTACTTAGGTAGTAATGATATTTACTGATTTGAATTGAAGGTAATTGATTGCCGAATTTGTGGTGATCCACATTCAGTTCTCCGTTTTGCTTTTGTTGAGTTTGCAGATGAGTGTAAGTCTTGTCCTGCAAATCCTACTCACTTCAAATTCTCCttaacacacacacagagacttaattttttttcaacccATTTCATGCAATTTTCATGGAGTTTGTGTTTACAGATGGTGCAAGGACTGCTCTAAATCTTGGGGGTACCGTGCTTGGATACTATCCGGTCAGGGTTCTTCCTTCAAAAACTGCCATTCTTCCGGTGAATCCTACATTCCTCCCTAGGGTATGAATACTTTCGGATCCTTTTTATACATAGTGTTTAAATGTAGTTTTGCCCTTTTGCTGTGTGATAATAGAGAGTTATTTGACTGATTTAGACATAGATATGATGCATACAGTTGTTCAGTATTGTAGAAAGATTTCATGTTTACCATCGATTTTTGTTTTGGGGCATGATTTCTATTTTCTCCTAGTCTCtcctttatgttttattttcctctttccaatggaagttttcttaaaatttgaaacaGGTTGTAATCTACTGATAACTATAGTTTCATTGTGTATTGTATGTGCTACTTTGATAAGTAAGTGATGGTTCAAAATCTCTGGTCTATtaaattgttctttcttttgtaaCATGCAGTCGGATGATGAGCGTGAAATGTGTGCCCGGACTATCTATTGTACAAATATTGATAAAAAGGTATATTTACTTCTTGAGAAATTACAGAACAAATATTTTtggtaaaactatttttaatttaggaaTGGTATTGAGTATTGACTTAATTTGCTGTCTTTAATATGTTTACTAGGATAATTATAATACATGCATCTATGATTTTATTGATTTGCAATGATGAATTATCGGAGTTAACTCTAACGATGCTTTATCACATTTCTCTCAAATATGAGTGCAGGTTTCTCAAGCTGAAGTGAAGAATTTTTTTGAATCAGCTTGTGGCGAGGTTAGACCAGAAAATAATTGTTTCATGCTATATGCTGGAACATATTTATGTCAGAAATTTTCATTGACATTTCCATTCTATTTTACAGGTTATGCGCCTTAGGCTTTTAGGGGACCAAGTGCATTCAACTCGAATTGCTTTTGTGGAATTTGCAATGGTAAGTCTTGACTATACTAGTTGCCATTAATTGGCTGCACTACACTTTCATAGTTTATGAGAATAACTGCATCATGAACAACTTATTCAACCTATGTTGATTATTTTATGGATTCTATGTGGTTCCATTTACTTTTGTTCTTGGTAACTGTAACTcttctataatttttatcttatgcATTTTGAGCCCCATGTCTTTCCCAATGGATAATTTCTTCCAAGCTATGCACCAGTATTTGTGTTAGGGA contains:
- the LOC100779109 gene encoding polyadenylate-binding protein-interacting protein 9-like isoform X1; this encodes MAAVAEIPADANKMDSKPKAESEFSVQKLVDMFTKLNPLAKEFFPSSYSPNHDHGFQGFNQLSPTQFLRRNSFNQGRRRVSGRSLKAQREDSIRRTVYVSEIDQHVTEERLAALFSSCGQVIDCRICGDPHSVLRFAFVEFADEYGARTALNLGGTVLGYYPVRVLPSKTAILPVNPTFLPRSDDEREMCARTIYCTNIDKKVSQAEVKNFFESACGEVMRLRLLGDQVHSTRIAFVEFAMAESAIIALNCSGMLLGTQPIRVSPSKTPVRPRVPRPASH
- the LOC100779109 gene encoding Polyadenylate-binding protein-interacting protein 9-like, which translates into the protein MAAVAEIPADANKMDSKPKAESEFSVQKLVDMFTKLNPLAKEFFPSSYSPNHDHGFQGFNQLSPTQFLVSTKPSANENFLNSRRRRNSFNQGRRRVSGRSLKAQREDSIRRTVYVSEIDQHVTEERLAALFSSCGQVIDCRICGDPHSVLRFAFVEFADEYGARTALNLGGTVLGYYPVRVLPSKTAILPVNPTFLPRSDDEREMCARTIYCTNIDKKVSQAEVKNFFESACGEVMRLRLLGDQVHSTRIAFVEFAMAESAIIALNCSGMLLGTQPIRVSPSKTPVRPRVPRPASH